CCTTGAGGGCTTCAATTGCTCCAAGAGCCATGTCGTCATTGTTTGCGAATACAACTTCAATCTTGTCACCGAAAGCTGACAACCATGCAGCCATCTTTTCCTGACCTTGCGCACGCTGCCAGTTACCGGTATCGCTGGCAAGTTTTTCAGTCTTGATTCCAGCTTCTTCTACAGCCTTTATAGAGTATTCAGTACGCAGGATCGCGTCCTGGTGTCCAGGTTCACCTTCCAGCATTACGTACTGGAGTTTTCCGTCTTTATTCTTATCGGCATTAGGATTCTTTTTCCAGTAATCAGCAATCATCTGACCCTGCATGGTACCGGATTCTTCAGCTTTTGCTCCAACATAGAACATCTTGTCCCATTTTGCCATGTCTTCTTTTACCGGTTCACGGTTAAAGAAAACTACAGGGATGCCAGCCTGCTTAGCCTTGTCGATAATAACAGAAGCCGCAGTACGATCAACCATATTTACTGCAATTACGTCATATTTTTGCGTAATGAAAGTATCAATCTGGTCATTCTGTGTAGCTTGCTGCCCCTGGCCGTCAACAGCATTGATAGTAATTTTTTCACCTGCTGCCTTGCCCTTTTCTTCTGCAGTTTTTTCAATCGCCTGACGAACGGTGGAAATAAAAGTATCGTCGAACTTGTAAAGGGCAACACCTATTTTAAGTTCCTTTCCGCCGCCTGCATTGCCTCCATTACTTGAAGCTGGTTCGCTTCCCTGTTTCGGAGCGGAACTGCCGCAGCCTGCCAGCATGCTTGTCGCAATTGCTGCTGCCGCAATGAGAGAAATTATTTTTGTCAATTTTCTTTTTAACATTCTGTTTCCCCCTCTGAAATAATAAAATTTTATTTGTCTTTTCCCTTTTCCACACCATTGGGCCCTCTGCATGTAGAAAAATTTCTATGCTTTTGGTTAAGCTATAACACGTTGTCCATTTGAAATAATATCATCAACTTAAATTAAACTTAATACGAAATCCTATGATTTTATATAGAAATCCTTCTGTTTTTCTCGACAAAAAAATGGCCATTAGGCCATTAATTAAATTTAGTTATCTTATTTTACAAAGGGAAATACCAGCTTTTGATTTGCCGGTAAATACATATTGTTTTTATCGATTGCTTTTGAACCTGTGTCGATACGCTTGGGAATTTTTTTCCCTTCCATTGCTTCAACCGCATATTTCACGCCCAGGTAGCCCATGCTGAAAGGATTCTGTATAATTGTAGCCTGTATTACTTCTTTCTCTATAAATTCAATTTCTTCAGGAGTACTGTCAAAGGTAATTACCTTGACCCTTCCTGCCAGATTCATCTCATAAATTGCTTGCGCCACACCAATAGATGATATGGCATTTAATGCAACTATTGCATCTATTTCGCCCTTTTCTGAAATAATTTTTTTAGTAAGCTGGTTGGCAAGTTTTGTATCAGAAAGACTGTATTCTTTTGCCACAACTTTTATCTGGGGGTATTTTGAAATTACACTCATCAGGCCTTCTTCCCTTTGTTCGGCATTTCCCGTCCCCTTTACAAAGCTCATAATTGCTATCCTGGAGTCTGTCCCGGCAAGTTCAACAAGTTTTTCTCCTGCTTTTATGCCTGCATCCCGGTTATCTGTCCCTATAAAGCTATGAATCCTATCCGTGTTGACTTCGGCATCTATGATAATGACAGGAATTTTTTGGTTGTATGCCTTTTCGGTTACCTCAGCAAGTGCTTTATAATCACTTGCTGCCAGTATCAATGCACCCACTTTTTTCTCAAGTGCTTCATTTACAAGCCTTATCTGTCCTTCTATATCCTCTTCATCATCGGGAGCATTAAAATCCACATTGACATCAAACTCCCGTGCCGCCACCTCCGCCCCCATTTTTACAGTCTTCCAGTAATCTCCGTTTTTCATTTTTACAATAAGGGCAATATTTTTCTTTTTTTGAGTATTATCCAGATTTACATTTTCGGAACATCCGCTCAAAATGGATACGCTTGTTAAAAGAACACAAATAGCAAGCAACTTGATTCTTTTACCCATTTTTATTCCTCCTTCACAAGAGGCAACCATATCTTTACAGTGGTCCCTGCCTCCAATTCACTTTCAATTCGAAGCCCATACTCCCTGCCAAAACACAACTGTATCCTTTCATTTACATTTTTCACGCCAACGCCCGAACCCTGCCTGTTTTCTGGCTGGTATTCAAGTATCTTTTCCAAAACTTCCGGCTTCATGCCCAGTCCATTGTCACGTATCTCATACAGCAGTCTATCGTCAACAATAGCTGCAGAAATTTTGATAAAACCTTCATCCACCATATACTCAATACCGTGATATATAGAATTCTCAATGATGGGCTGTAAAATCAGCTTTAATGTTTTACATCGAAGGGCCTCTTCCTGCGCTTCTATTTCAAATTTAAATTTGTTTTTGTACCTTATCTTCTGGATAATCAAATAATTTCGTGCATGTTCAAGCTCTTCCTGCACAGTAATGATGTTTTTGCCCCTGCTTATGCTGATTCTGAACAACTTGGCCAATGCCGTAACCATGGTAATAACATCCTGGCTTTTTCCGTTTTCCGCCATCCACACAATTGAGTCTAACGTATTGTATAAAAAATGGGGATTGATTTGAGCCTGAAGGGCATTCAGTTCACTTTTTCTCTTTGCTTCCTGTTCAAGGACTATTTGATTCATAAGATACCTTATTCTGGCAATCATTAGATTAAATGCCCTGGATAGCTCTACTACTTCATCCCCTCCCCGGACATCAATATTGATATCAAAATTGCCTTCTTCAACCATTTTCATGGATTTCTCCAGTCGCTTTACAGGCTGAGATATTTTTGCGGAAACAAGTGCGGAAATAAAGATTACAAAAAAGAAACCAAAAAATAAAATCCATTTCACAAAGTTGCTTATTTCTTTTTTTGTCGCCACTATCTCATCCATATACGATATTCCTACTATCTTCCACCCGGTATAGTTTACAGTTTTTACCGTTATTAATCTTTTTCCTCCGCTTAATTCTTCCAAATAACTTCCATCGGCATATTTTACCACTTCAGTATTATTCTCATTCTTCAAGCCCAGATAGATTAACTGCTGCTGCGGGTGGTAAACAATGTTGCCGTTTGAATCAATTATGTAAATGTAACCTTTTTTCCCGAGGCTTACCATCTGGCATAGCTGGTCTATTGCACGAAAGTTCATATCTACCAGCAATACCCCATTCATCTTTTGACCTTTTGCGTTAAAAGTAATCTGCCTGCTTAACGACACCACCCAGTTATGCTGCCCTTCAAACAGGTTTTGGACATGGGGTGAAGAAAAAAAAAGCTCTTGAGGTTTTTCTACAGCTGCCTTAAACCAGTCCTGTCCGGTTAAATCGATTTTATTTTTCAGCCTGAAAAATGGCGCTGCTATAACAAGATCCCCCTGATTAGAAAATATAGCTAGAGTAACAATATCTTCCCTCGTGTTAAGAATTACATTCATTTGATCTAAAAGTTTATAATTAGGCACATCCTGGTCTGTATTTAACAGGTTGCCTGCTGAATTAGATATCTGTATCATGCTCTTAAGATAATAATCCATGTTTAAATGAACCTGTTCTATGATTTGCCGGGTATTTATGGAAGCGTTTTGTTCTGCTGTGTTGGAAAATTTATTATAAAGAGTAATTCCGACAAATAGCATAGCCAGAATTGTAATAAGTACAAAAGATGTCGTAATGGTAAACTGTATGCTTTTAATCTTTAAACTATTAACCAGTATTGCAAAGATATTCTTTATATATGCGGTTACCTTGTTTTTCAATCGCTCATCTCCTTGTAAAAGAATCTTCGAGTGCATATCTCAGGCATCAAACACAAGGTTTTTTAAGTGATAGATTCTTTTCTAAAAGCTGTTCCTGTATTCGGTAGGAGAAATACCCAAGTACTTTTTAAAACAGTAGCTAAAGTAGTTCGGTTCTGAATATCCCACCCTTTCGGCAATTTCGAAAGTCTTCATGTTGGTTGTCCTTAACAGCTCTTTCGCAGCCTCCATCCTTATTTGCAAAAGGTAGTTCATAAATGTCATTTTGGTTTCCTTCTTGAATATGGAACTAAAGTAAGCAGGACTGATGTGCAGGCATTTGCAAACCTTGTTAATGGTGATATCACTTTCATGATAATGGCTTTGTGCGTATTCTTTCGCCTTTTCTGCCAGAAGCTTGCATGTATCCTGTCTGTCTTTAGAAATATAGCTCATTATTTTGATACAGATTCCTGTAAGCCAATCCTTGACCGCCTCAATATCATTAAATTTATACAGTTCAACAAACAGATTGTAATTTGGTCCGAAGACATCTGCCATATCGACATTGGAACCCTTGGCGGCCTTAAGAACGGTTGTCAACATTTCCAGCAGATATATCTGGTAATCTTTGAAGGAAGCTTTAACGTCAGTAATTTCTTCAAACAAACTATCGATAGTTTCGGTAATTTCCTTAGCTGTGCCTACTTTTATACAACTGGTAAGCGCGTGCTCTTTAAGTTCGTCAAACTCTATCTTATCCACACACCGGGGCTCGACATCCTCTATCCAGATGATCCTGTTATTTCCGTAAACTAGCCTGTAATCAAGAGCCAATACAGCATTTTGATAGGAATATTTTATAAAAACAATATCGTTGCAGACCGTGCCTACGCCAATTGTTACCGTGAATTTCAGGAATTTTTCGATACTCTGCCGTATCTCTTCAAGAGCGGAAAGGGTTTTATTCATGACAGTATCACTGTCATCTTCCTCACAAACGGTTATAATGACAATATGGTCATTGTGTAAAAATACCGTCCCCAGGTTATATTTATTAACAATTTCATCGCTGATGTTCAATACGGCAAAATTTAAAAGCCCTTTATCTTCCGGCATATTAAAAGCCGTAGACTCAGAATTGACAGTATGGTAGTCAATACTCACAATGGATGCAACAAAACCATTTCCATTTAAATTGATATTGTAGCTTTGTGACTTTTCTTTAATTTCAGCTTTTCCCAGTTTGCTTGTAATGAGTGAAGTCAGGAATTTTTCTTTTAAGACAGGCAAGCTTTTCCTGTAATGTTCCCTTAAAGCCTGCATATCTTCTTTTTCGGCTATCTCTTTGTCGATTTGGGATTTAACCTTTACGAGTATTTCTATCATTTCATGGGATGAAACAGGTTTTAGCACATATTCCACTACATTTAGCTTAATAGCCTTCTGAGCATATTCAAATTCATCAAAACCGGTCAATATGACAATTTTGGTAGTAGGAAACTTTTCGCGCAACTGTTCGGCCAATTTTATCCCATCCATAAAAGGCATTTTTATGTCGGTTATCACAACGTCCGGCATGGTTTTTTCGGCAATTTCCAATGCCTCCCTGCCGTTTTCGGCTTCTCCTGCAATCTCGAAGCCATACTTCGCCCATTCAATCTTCTGAAGAATACCTTTTCTTACTTCTTCTTCATCATCTACAAGAATTAATTTGTACATCATAACACTCCTATTATATTCAGTCCGGGTTTTAAAGTGCGATAAAATGCTAATCGAGGTATAACCGGAAAGTATCTTTAAACAATATTATAATAATACCTATTGATTAAGTCAAAAGATAATAAAGGAAAAACTCTAATTAAGCTTTGTTTGCTTAAATTAGAGTTTCTAAATTTTTATCATGTATAAGTAGCTTAAAATTTTTCTATCATGCTACCGCATAACAAAAGTAACAATAATGCCGTATATCACAGGAATAAAAATGGACGGAAGCAAATTCCCCACTTTTATTTTTTTAATTTCAAGCATTGTAAGTCCTATCCCGACAATAAGAATTCCGCCCACTGCTGACATTTCGGTAACAACCCAGTCCATAAGGACAGGTTGAAGATAAGAAGCAAGCAATGTAATAGCGCCTTGGTAAATCAAAACAGGGATAAATGAAAACATGACCCCGAAACCTAAAGTAGAAGCAAATACCACAGCGGATACGCCGTCCAGGACAGATTTTGCATAGAGAATATCAGGGTTGTGACGTATTCCATCTTCAATAGAACCTACAATCGCCATAGACCCGACACAATAAACAAGACTTGCAATAACAAATCCTTCAGAAAAAGTA
The sequence above is a segment of the Petroclostridium xylanilyticum genome. Coding sequences within it:
- a CDS encoding galactose ABC transporter substrate-binding protein encodes the protein MLKRKLTKIISLIAAAAIATSMLAGCGSSAPKQGSEPASSNGGNAGGGKELKIGVALYKFDDTFISTVRQAIEKTAEEKGKAAGEKITINAVDGQGQQATQNDQIDTFITQKYDVIAVNMVDRTAASVIIDKAKQAGIPVVFFNREPVKEDMAKWDKMFYVGAKAEESGTMQGQMIADYWKKNPNADKNKDGKLQYVMLEGEPGHQDAILRTEYSIKAVEEAGIKTEKLASDTGNWQRAQGQEKMAAWLSAFGDKIEVVFANNDDMALGAIEALKAAGYFQGDKYIPVVGVDATAPALDSLGAGQLFGTVLNDAKGQGKGIFEIAYALAKDEDPAKSVKGITDGKYLWVPYQPVTKENMSQFK
- a CDS encoding substrate-binding domain-containing protein yields the protein MGKRIKLLAICVLLTSVSILSGCSENVNLDNTQKKKNIALIVKMKNGDYWKTVKMGAEVAAREFDVNVDFNAPDDEEDIEGQIRLVNEALEKKVGALILAASDYKALAEVTEKAYNQKIPVIIIDAEVNTDRIHSFIGTDNRDAGIKAGEKLVELAGTDSRIAIMSFVKGTGNAEQREEGLMSVISKYPQIKVVAKEYSLSDTKLANQLTKKIISEKGEIDAIVALNAISSIGVAQAIYEMNLAGRVKVITFDSTPEEIEFIEKEVIQATIIQNPFSMGYLGVKYAVEAMEGKKIPKRIDTGSKAIDKNNMYLPANQKLVFPFVK
- a CDS encoding cache domain-containing sensor histidine kinase, producing MKNKVTAYIKNIFAILVNSLKIKSIQFTITTSFVLITILAMLFVGITLYNKFSNTAEQNASINTRQIIEQVHLNMDYYLKSMIQISNSAGNLLNTDQDVPNYKLLDQMNVILNTREDIVTLAIFSNQGDLVIAAPFFRLKNKIDLTGQDWFKAAVEKPQELFFSSPHVQNLFEGQHNWVVSLSRQITFNAKGQKMNGVLLVDMNFRAIDQLCQMVSLGKKGYIYIIDSNGNIVYHPQQQLIYLGLKNENNTEVVKYADGSYLEELSGGKRLITVKTVNYTGWKIVGISYMDEIVATKKEISNFVKWILFFGFFFVIFISALVSAKISQPVKRLEKSMKMVEEGNFDINIDVRGGDEVVELSRAFNLMIARIRYLMNQIVLEQEAKRKSELNALQAQINPHFLYNTLDSIVWMAENGKSQDVITMVTALAKLFRISISRGKNIITVQEELEHARNYLIIQKIRYKNKFKFEIEAQEEALRCKTLKLILQPIIENSIYHGIEYMVDEGFIKISAAIVDDRLLYEIRDNGLGMKPEVLEKILEYQPENRQGSGVGVKNVNERIQLCFGREYGLRIESELEAGTTVKIWLPLVKEE
- a CDS encoding response regulator, encoding MMYKLILVDDEEEVRKGILQKIEWAKYGFEIAGEAENGREALEIAEKTMPDVVITDIKMPFMDGIKLAEQLREKFPTTKIVILTGFDEFEYAQKAIKLNVVEYVLKPVSSHEMIEILVKVKSQIDKEIAEKEDMQALREHYRKSLPVLKEKFLTSLITSKLGKAEIKEKSQSYNINLNGNGFVASIVSIDYHTVNSESTAFNMPEDKGLLNFAVLNISDEIVNKYNLGTVFLHNDHIVIITVCEEDDSDTVMNKTLSALEEIRQSIEKFLKFTVTIGVGTVCNDIVFIKYSYQNAVLALDYRLVYGNNRIIWIEDVEPRCVDKIEFDELKEHALTSCIKVGTAKEITETIDSLFEEITDVKASFKDYQIYLLEMLTTVLKAAKGSNVDMADVFGPNYNLFVELYKFNDIEAVKDWLTGICIKIMSYISKDRQDTCKLLAEKAKEYAQSHYHESDITINKVCKCLHISPAYFSSIFKKETKMTFMNYLLQIRMEAAKELLRTTNMKTFEIAERVGYSEPNYFSYCFKKYLGISPTEYRNSF
- a CDS encoding DUF554 domain-containing protein, whose translation is MMGTIVNSAAVIGGGLIGATVGGAIKDKYKNTIMQGIGLSVIIIGLSMALKGQMILLTIFSLVIGAIIGEMADIEDKLDRFGKWIQGLLHRDGKANTFSEGFVIASLVYCVGSMAIVGSIEDGIRHNPDILYAKSVLDGVSAVVFASTLGFGVMFSFIPVLIYQGAITLLASYLQPVLMDWVVTEMSAVGGILIVGIGLTMLEIKKIKVGNLLPSIFIPVIYGIIVTFVMR